From Candidatus Baltobacteraceae bacterium, the proteins below share one genomic window:
- a CDS encoding VIT1/CCC1 transporter family protein: MVPEGSPYEPKITEVLVDLPGWKTVKPRIPDTPQRRTLEASRSVREIVFGAQDGILTTLGIITGVGVAEGARSAVFISGFLAMLAGALSMAVGEYLGGKSEREVVQATIAMEKAEMAADPQGEFAEQVAYYKMKGFSAEEAQMIVARLTTHPDIYLYEMMRDEFGIDPRVAEETSLRGPFAMGASFAVGSLIPIVAYFVPLTMLGSTLLALVLAVLGLFAVGFYAARNTDRNPVSKGLEIVAFGVLVFVISYAAGHFIPPLFGHAPVSLGG, encoded by the coding sequence ATGGTTCCCGAAGGATCGCCGTACGAGCCGAAGATCACCGAGGTATTGGTCGATCTTCCGGGCTGGAAGACGGTCAAGCCGCGCATCCCCGATACGCCGCAGCGGCGCACGTTGGAAGCCTCTCGCAGCGTGCGCGAGATCGTCTTCGGCGCACAAGACGGCATCCTGACGACGCTCGGCATCATCACCGGCGTCGGCGTGGCGGAAGGCGCGCGCTCCGCGGTCTTCATCAGCGGATTCCTGGCGATGCTGGCCGGCGCGCTCTCGATGGCGGTAGGCGAATACTTGGGCGGCAAATCCGAGCGCGAAGTGGTGCAGGCCACGATCGCGATGGAAAAGGCCGAGATGGCCGCCGATCCGCAGGGCGAGTTCGCCGAACAGGTTGCCTATTATAAGATGAAAGGCTTCTCGGCGGAGGAGGCGCAGATGATCGTGGCGCGCCTCACCACCCATCCCGACATTTACTTGTACGAGATGATGCGGGACGAGTTCGGGATCGATCCGCGCGTGGCCGAGGAGACGAGCCTGCGCGGGCCGTTCGCGATGGGTGCCTCGTTTGCCGTGGGCTCGCTGATCCCGATCGTCGCCTATTTCGTTCCGCTCACGATGCTTGGTTCGACGCTGCTCGCGCTCGTGCTCGCCGTGCTCGGGCTCTTCGCCGTCGGCTTCTACGCGGCGCGCAACACCGACCGCAATCCGGTGAGCAAGGGCCTCGAGATCGTTGCCTTCGGCGTTCTCGTCTTCGTGATCTCGTACGCCGCAGGTCACTTCATTCCGCCGCTCTTCGGTCACGCGCCGGTCTCCCTCGGCGGTTAG
- the pxpB gene encoding 5-oxoprolinase subunit PxpB, which produces MRDFGTPNFERVGQSTIILDCTERNALVRQRLWSLAREIRAWPHVLEAVIGDGNLSLVFDRHAVAYDALRSALETAWSRGGGERIAGRTIEIAVSYGGECGPDLAAVAQACGLREDDVIALHARGEYVVAFVGFLPGFAYLDGLDPRLQLPRRAQPRTRVPAGSVAIAGAQSGIYPVDSPGGWHLIGHTAHVLFDPMREPPALLEPGDRVRFVPA; this is translated from the coding sequence ATGCGCGACTTCGGAACGCCTAACTTCGAACGCGTGGGTCAGTCGACGATCATTCTCGATTGCACCGAGCGCAATGCTTTGGTTCGGCAGCGTCTGTGGTCGCTTGCACGCGAGATACGTGCATGGCCGCACGTGCTGGAAGCGGTGATCGGCGACGGGAATCTCTCCCTCGTCTTCGACCGTCACGCCGTGGCGTATGACGCGCTGCGCAGCGCCCTCGAAACCGCATGGTCACGCGGCGGCGGTGAGCGGATCGCGGGACGGACGATCGAAATCGCCGTGAGCTACGGCGGCGAATGCGGCCCGGATCTTGCCGCGGTCGCGCAGGCCTGCGGTTTGCGTGAAGACGACGTCATCGCACTGCACGCGCGCGGCGAATACGTCGTCGCGTTCGTCGGCTTCCTTCCCGGGTTCGCCTACCTCGACGGACTCGATCCGCGTTTGCAGCTTCCGCGCCGCGCGCAGCCGCGTACGCGCGTGCCCGCCGGATCGGTCGCGATCGCCGGCGCGCAGAGCGGCATCTATCCGGTCGATTCGCCCGGCGGTTGGCACCTGATCGGTCACACCGCGCACGTTTTGTTCGACCCGATGCGCGAGCC